The following proteins are encoded in a genomic region of Methanoculleus bourgensis MS2:
- a CDS encoding DUF3467 domain-containing protein, giving the protein MEEEKKGKDGATVIDLRELYQFEPGELQPDITHSSYSNLAYVQVTHRDVFIDFLEMPGIRRDDRMRVNGTRVYMSHAAAQKLAEALSGILDKVYKEEGMEKYVPESLTGTALSTKVKRKQEDRTI; this is encoded by the coding sequence ATGGAAGAGGAGAAGAAGGGGAAGGACGGAGCAACCGTTATCGATCTCAGAGAACTCTATCAATTCGAGCCCGGAGAACTGCAGCCGGACATCACGCACAGTTCCTACTCAAACCTTGCATACGTCCAGGTAACGCACAGAGATGTTTTCATCGATTTCCTGGAGATGCCCGGTATCCGCCGGGATGACAGGATGCGCGTAAACGGAACACGCGTCTATATGTCACACGCTGCCGCGCAGAAACTCGCTGAAGCGTTGAGCGGGATCCTTGATAAGGTGTACAAAGAGGAAGGCATGGAGAAGTACGTACCCGAGAGCCTGACGGGGACGGCGCTTTCAACGAAAGTTAAACGGAAGCAGGAAGATAGGACCATATAG
- a CDS encoding HEPN domain-containing protein has product MKYRFEQCLQRGKTVRIPVDREQVVKELREAEQDLAAAEHSFTEGNIKWAIIQGYYAQFHALRAPHLLRGIPGKWRRRLRMRLL; this is encoded by the coding sequence GTGAAGTACCGGTTTGAGCAGTGCCTACAACGGGGAAAGACCGTCCGCATCCCGGTCGACCGCGAACAGGTTGTGAAAGAACTGCGGGAAGCGGAACAGGACCTGGCTGCTGCAGAGCATTCTTTCACAGAGGGGAACATAAAGTGGGCAATCATCCAGGGCTACTATGCACAGTTTCACGCCCTACGTGCCCCCCATCTTCTCCGGGGGATACCGGGAAAGTGGAGGCGCAGATTACGGATGCGTTTACTCTAG